TTATCAGAATAGTCTTCATTGGGGGGCTCCATGCGTTGTTCTGCACGGAGGTGATGCCCCGGACGAGGGCGGACGATCTACGATTGAAAATCCAGATTTAGTTTGCGATGGTCCAAAAATGGCCGACCCACTCAGTGAGATTATCGCCCTTCTCAAGCCTCGGGCGGTGTTTTCCAAGCTCATCAGCGGTGCGGGGCGATGGGGCGTGCGCTATGGCGACTATGGCGCGCCCAGCTTTTGCACCGTGATCGACGGGCGCTGCCGTCTGGCGGTTGACGGACAGGATCCGTTGACGATTGAGGCGGGCGATTTCGTGCTGATGCCCGCGACGCCGGGTTTTGTGCTGTCCGGGTTCGAGCCGGTAGTCCCGAACTTCATCGATCCGCATGCGGCACCGTTGCCGGTCGGCGAATTGCGCCACGGCGATTCCGACGCCATGCCCGATGTGCGATTGCTCGGCGGCTATTTCAGTTTCGCGTCGCCCGATACGGGGCTGCTGGTGTCGCTCCTGCCCCAGTTGATCCATGTGCGTGGTGTGAATCGGCTGTCGGCGCTGGTGGCACTGGTGGGGGAAGAAACGCACGATGCGCGGCCCGGGCGTGATCTGGTGCTCGAACGCCTCGTCGAGATCCTGCTGGTCGAAGCGCTGCGGGCGACGCAGGAGGAGGCCCCGCCGGGGCTGTTGCGCGGCCTGGGTGACCGACGGCTAGCGGCGGCGATGCGCGCGATGCATGCCGACCCGGCCCGGGCGTGGACGATGGGCGAGTTGGGGCGCAGTGCCGGAATGTCGCGCTCCGCCTTTTTCAATCATTTCAGCCGAGCGGTCGGGGTGCCGCCGATGGAATATCTACTCGGCTGGCGAATGGCACTCGCGAAGGACCTGTTGCGCGCCGGGCAACTTGCGTTGGCCGAGGTCGCGGAGCGCGTCGGCTATGGCTCGGCCAGCACCTTTAGCACTGCGTTCAGCCGACATGTTGGTCAGCCGCCGGGGCGGTTCGCGCGCGGCGTGGCGGCGTAAGCAACGCGATAACGCCACCCCTGCATTCTACGGGGGTGGCGCTCTGCCGGGTCAGGCGGCGGCCGCGGTCTCGATCTCTTCGGCGGGGAGCCGGATGAGATAATCGAAAGCCGAGAGGCCGGCGGTTGCGCCTGCACCCATCGCGATCACAATTTGCTTGTAGGGGACGGTCGTCACGTCGCCCGCAGCGAAGACGCCCGGTAGGCTCGTCTTGCCGTTTGCGTCAACCTCAATTTCGCCGCGCTGCGACAGAGCGAGCGTGCCCTTGAGCCATTCGGTGTTGGGGACGAGGCCGATCTGGACGAAAATGCCCTCCAGCGCGATTTCATGTTCCGCGCCCGTGGTGCGGTCCTGATAGGTCAGGCCCGTGACCTTCTCCGCGCCGTTGACACGGGTTGTGAGCGCCGAAGTAATCACCTGAACATTGGACAGGCTGGCGAGCTTGCGCTGAAGCACGGCGTCGGCGCGCAGCTGGTCGTCATATTCGATCAGCGTGACGTGGCCGACGATGCCGGCGAGGTCGATCGCTGCCTCGACACCAGAATTGCCGCCGCCGATCACCGCGACCCGCTTGCCCTTGAACAGCGGGCCGTCGCAGTGCGGGCAATAGGCCACGCCCTTGTTGCGATATTCGTCCTCGCCGGGGACGCCCATCTGGCGCCAGCGGGCGCCGGTCGACAGGATGATCGTCTTGGCCTTCAGGCTCGCGCCATTGGCCAGCACCACCTCATGCGAGCCGCCTTCACGCGCCGCCGGAATCAGCTTCTCGGCGCGCTGCAGGTTCATGATGTCGACGCCATTTTCCTTGACGTGACCTTCGAGCTGGGCGGCGAGCTTGGGGCCTTCGGTGTAGGGGGACGGAGATGAAATTCTCGATGCCCATCGTGTCGAGCACCTGCCCGCCGAAGCGTTCGGCGGCGATTCCGACGCGCAGCCCCTTGCGCGCGGTGTAGATCGCCGACGCCGCACCGGCAGGGCCGCCGCCGACGATCAGGACGTCGAACGGCTCCTTGGCTGCGAGCTTCTCGGCCGCCTTGGCCTCCGCGCCGCTGTCGAGCTTCGCGACGATCTGCTCCAGCTCCATCCGGCCCGATCCGAACAATTCGCCGTTCAGATAGACGGTGGGGACGGCGAGCACCTGGCGTGCATCGACCTCTTCCTTGAACAGCGCGCCGTCGATCGCGACGTGGCTGATCCGTGGGTTGAGCACCGCCATCAGGTTGAGCGCCTGCACCACGTCGGGGCAGTTCTGGCAGCTGAGCGAGAAATAGGTTTCGAAGTGGAGGTCGCCGTCGAGGCCCTTGACCGTTTCGATCACGTCCTGCGCCGCCTTGGACGGGTGGCCGCCGACCTGAAGCAGGGCCAGCACCAGGCTGGTGAATTCATGCCCCATCGGGATGCCGGCGAAGCGCACGCCGATATCGGTACCCGCGCGGCGGATCATGAAGCTGGGCGTGCGCTTGTCGTCGTTCGTGCGGACCAGCGTGATCTTGCCGGAGAGGTCGGCAATTTCGGCGAGCAGGGTCTCCAGCTCGCGCGACTTGGCATCGTCGCCAAGGCTCGCAACCAGTTCCACCGATTCGCGGATATGGACGAGATAGGCTTCCAGCTGCTGCTTGAGGTGCGCGTCGAGCATGGTGAAACTCCTGTATCTGAAAACGAAACGGCCCGGGGTGAGGGGAGGCTCACCCCGGGTCGCATAGGGCACCCGACGAGGGGGGAGGTGGGTGCCCCAGGTTGCGTCAGATCTTGCCGACCAGATCGAGCGACGGGGCGAGGGTGGTTTCGCCTTCTTCCCACTTGGCCGGGCAGACTTCGCCCGGATGCGCCGCGATATACTGAGCCGCCTTGATCTTGCGGAGCAGCTCGGCCGCGTTACGGCCGACGCCTTCGCTGGTGATCTCGACCAGCTGGATCACGCCTTCCGGGTCGATCACGAAGGTGCCGCGGTCCGCCAGACCCTGGCCCTCACGCAGAACGTCGAAGTTCTTCGACAGATTGTGGTTCTGGTCGCCCAGCATGTAATAGTTGATCTTGCCGATCGCGGGCGAGGTGTCGTGCCACGCCTTGTGGCTGAAATGCGTGTCGGTCGACACCGAATAGACCTCGACGCCCATCTTCTGCAGGGTCGGGTAGATGTCAGCGAGATCCTCCAGCTCGGTCGGGCAGACAAAGGTGAAGTCGGCCGGGTAGAAGAAGAACACCGCCCACTTGCCGCGCACGTCGGCGTCGGTGACCTCGACGAACTTGCCTTGCTTGAACGCGGTTGCCGTGAACGGCTTCAGCTCGCTACCGATGAGCGCCATGTTTCTGTTCTCCTGTGGATTGTGCAGTGCAGCTTGTGCGATGCGGCATATAGGGTGCGCCGCAGCACTTCCAAATTGGAAGTGTCGCTGTCCGTGATCGAACAAATCACTCAATCGAGCGGAATTGATCGAAGCTCAAGTGAGCGCGCGATAGACGCTATAGCTGCTCGTCACGGTCAGAACGACGCCGACCAGAATCAGCAGCGTCTTGGTCGGCACGCGCTTGGCCAGGATCGCGCCGAAGGGCGCCGCGATCACGCCGCCAATCAGCAGGCCGATAACCGCTTCGGTGAAGGCGGAAAAGCCGAGATGGAAGATGAAGGTGATCGAGACGGACAGGGTAAGGAAGAACTCGACGCTGTTGACCGTGCCGATCGTGTAGCGCGGCTGCGTCCCCTGGATCAGCAAGTTGCTGGTCACTACGGGCCCCCAGCCGCCGCCGCCCGCCGCGTCAAGAAAGCCCCCGGCAAGTCCCAATGGCTCAACGATCTTCGGTTCGCGATGATGGCGTGTGGGAAAGCTGATGCCGCGCCACAGCAGATACACGCCGATCAGCGCGAGGTAGGCCATCACATAGGGCCTCGTCACAGATGCATCGAGCGTGCTGAGCAGGTAAGCGCCCGTCACTCCACCGATCACACCGGGGATCAACAAACGGAAGAACAGCTTCCAGTTCACATTCTTGTGGATCGCATGGCTGATGCCCGACACGCCGGTCGTGAAGCATTCGGCAAGGTGGACACCGGCGGATGCGGTCGCCGGCGGGACGCCGAGAACGCTGACCAGCAGGGTGCTCGAGATCACCCCGAATGCCATACCCAGCGCGCCATCGACGATCTGCGCGGCGAAGCCGACGGCGATGAACGGGAGCAGGGCCTGGAAGTCGATCCCTTCAAACATTCACGCACCTCTCGCAGTCCATCTGGTCGCCCGGTTTGGCCATGCGGGCCAATTCCCACAAGATACATAGTGTTTAGACGCCTCAAGCCATAAACGTCGCGCGCTGGAAATGGGAGCCGCGACCGCCTAAATATCTGTCCGAAGATAAAGGGGCGTAGCGATGTTCGGCGGTCTGACAGCCTATCTGGATTCGATTCGAGCACGCGACCCCGCGCCGCGTAGCCGTGCCGAAATACTGCTTTACCCGGGCGTCTGGGCGGTATTCTGGCATCGTGTTGCGCATCGCCTGTTCCGCGGCCGGCTGTTCTTCCTGGCGCGGGTGGTGAATCATCTGTCGCGCTGGATGACCGCGATCGACATTCATCCCGGCGCGACGATCGGACGCAACTTCTTCATCGACCACGGCTTCGTCGTGATCGGCGAGACGGCGGAAATCGGCGACGATGTAACCATCTACCAATGTGTTACGCTGGGCGGGACCAGTCCGGACAATGGCGTCGCGGGCAAGCGCCACCCGACATTGTCGGACGGGGTCATCATCGGATCGGGCGCGCAGGTGCTGGGACCGATCACCGTCGGCGCGCGCGCGCGCGTCGGCGCGAACGCTGTGGTGACGAAGGATGTGCCGGAGGGCGCGGTAATGGTCGGCATCCCCGCCAAGCCGACATTGGTCGAGGCGGAGGCGTGGAAGAAGGACTTCGTTCCTTACGGCACACCGTGCAGCGAGCTGTACGATCCGTCGACCCAGAAGCTGGAGATCATGCGTTGCGAGCTGGAGACGCTGCGCAAACGGCTCGACGACCTGCTGGCCGAGCGCGCCACCGAGGGCAAGCCGGAGCAGCGCGACCGGGCGTGAGCGCGAACGTCACCCCATTTCCGTCGCGCGGCACGCCGACCCAAGTCGGGTTCGATCGCGCGGAGCTGGCACGCATCCTTGACCTTTATGGTCGCATGGTCGCGGCTGGACACTGGAAGGACTATGCGATCGACCTGGGCCGTGAGGCAGCGGTGTTCGCCGCCTTTCGCCGCACCGCCGAGCGCCCCGAATTTCGCGTCGAGAAGCGCCCCGCGTTGCGCAACCGGCAAGGCATGTGGGCATTGGTGAATGAGGCCGGCGCGGTGCTCAAGCGCGGGCATGAGCTTGGCCCGGTGCTGGCCCCAGTCGAACGCCGGCTCATGAAGCTGGTCGAGGACTGAGGCTGCGCCTTCAGGCGGTAAACCGCTTGGTGAATCCTTTCACATTGCCCAGTTCTGCCGGGTGCGCATCGACGCGCTCGACTGCGGCCATGTTCGGTCCTTCGCGGCAGCGGTCGACGAACGTGTCGAGCGCGACATCCTCGCCATCCGCCAGAATCTCCACTCGACCGTCCTGAAGGTTACGGACCCATCCTGTTACCCCCAATTGGCGGGCGGTGCGCACCGCCCAGTCGCGATAGCCGACGCGCTGGACGCGTCCCTCGATCAGCAAACGCTGTGCCGTCATTCCTGGTAATCCCCGCTTACACATGCGCCTCCGCTGCGCACGATGAAGTCATAGTCCGGACAAGGCAGTCGCAGACAGTCCTCCCCGGCGCAATCGCAGGGCGGTTCGGCGCGGAATGCCCTTCTCAGGCCGCCGATATCCGCGGTGGGTTCGTGTGCCCTGCCTGACGCCCCCGCGCGCGGCGATCAAGCGCAACGGGCAAATCGCGCTTACGGCGTTCAAACTCGAACGCGCGCGCATGTCGATTCAGCGTCAGGACTTCATCGGAAAGCGTGTCGGCTGCGGCAGAGGCCTGCTCGACCATCGCCGCATTCTGTTGCGTCGCACCGTCGAGCGTCACCATCGCGGACGCGATCTCGCTCACGGCGCGGGATTGCTGTTCGCTGTCCTCGTGCAGGTGGACGAGCAGGCTGTGAACTGCATCAACATCACTGGCGATGGCGATCAGCGACGCGTCCATGCGCTGAACCGCTTCGGCAGCAACCTGCACTTCGCTCCGCGTTTCGGTGATAAGCTCGCGCACGCGCTTCGCCTCTTCCTCGGCGCGCACTGCCAGCGCCGAAACCAGGTCGGCGACGACCGCAAAGCCACGGCCGGCTTCGCCAGCATTACCCGCCTCGACAGCGGCGTTCATCGCAAGAACGCGGGTCTGGAACGCGATCTTGTCGAGCCCTTCGATTACCGATCCGATGTCTTCGGCACGCTGCGACACCCAATCCATCGTCGCAGCCGCATGTTCGCCGGTCGCGCGCCCTTCGCAGACCGCGCGGGTCGCATCGTCAGCGCGCGCGCGTCTGGCTGGTAGAATCTCTTGCTACTTGCAGCCGAGCGCTGACCTGCTGGAGTGCGGCGTTGGTCTGTTCCAGATTGGCGGCGCTCGCCTCCGTGCGGCGCGCGAGATCCTCGGTCGCCCTGGCAATTTCGGTCGCACCGTTTCCGATCGAGTCCGCACTGGCGTGGACCGCATGGACCATGCCGCGCAGTGCACAAATGGCGGCGTTGAAATTGTCGCGCAGCCCAGCATAGGCAGCGGGGAAATCGGCATCAATCGTCTGGGTCAGGTCGCCGCTCCGCAGGGCCTCCAACCGCTCGCCCAGATGCCGATTGACGATCTGCTGCTCACGCAGCCGACCGGCATCCTCGGCCCGCCGCTCCTGCGCGGCGGAGGCGAAGCGCTCCAGTGCGTGGGCGATGTCGCCCAGTTCATCGCTCCGGTCGGTATGCGGGATGGTAACAGTTGCCCCTTCGGCCATTTCAGAGGTGGTTGTGGACAATTCAGCCATGGGCGTGATGATGCGGCGGATCAGGAACCAGATTGATCCGGCGACGGCACCCAGCAGAGTGAGCGCCAGAAGCGATAGCATGACGACCATCGTCACTTCCATCGTCGCCGCGCTGGACTCAACCTTGGCCTGATGGTCGGTCGCATCGACGACCAGGGCATCGATCGCCGCGCGATGCTGGGCATAGACACCCCGAAGGTCGCGATAAGCCACCTCCATCGCAGGACGATTGCCTGAGCGCGCTGCGGGCAGGAAGCGCGTTTCGAGAATGGTCCAGAATTGCTGTGCCGGTGGATCCGACTTTTCGAGAATGTCGGCCTTGATCCGGTCGGGCAGTGTCGACGATTGCCAATAGGCGCGCCGTTGCTCGTACACGGTGCGAAGCTTTTGCAGTCGCGCGCTGGCCGCAGCGACACTGGTTGGGTCGATCACGATCAGCGACGCCTCAAGATAGGGCTCGATGATATATTCGGGGGGCGGGAGGATATCGGCGATCAAATCCGACATCTGACG
The genomic region above belongs to Sphingomonas sp. J315 and contains:
- the ahpC gene encoding alkyl hydroperoxide reductase subunit C — translated: MALIGSELKPFTATAFKQGKFVEVTDADVRGKWAVFFFYPADFTFVCPTELEDLADIYPTLQKMGVEVYSVSTDTHFSHKAWHDTSPAIGKINYYMLGDQNHNLSKNFDVLREGQGLADRGTFVIDPEGVIQLVEITSEGVGRNAAELLRKIKAAQYIAAHPGEVCPAKWEEGETTLAPSLDLVGKI
- a CDS encoding DUF2794 domain-containing protein; this encodes MSANVTPFPSRGTPTQVGFDRAELARILDLYGRMVAAGHWKDYAIDLGREAAVFAAFRRTAERPEFRVEKRPALRNRQGMWALVNEAGAVLKRGHELGPVLAPVERRLMKLVED
- a CDS encoding sulfite exporter TauE/SafE family protein, with amino-acid sequence MFEGIDFQALLPFIAVGFAAQIVDGALGMAFGVISSTLLVSVLGVPPATASAGVHLAECFTTGVSGISHAIHKNVNWKLFFRLLIPGVIGGVTGAYLLSTLDASVTRPYVMAYLALIGVYLLWRGISFPTRHHREPKIVEPLGLAGGFLDAAGGGGWGPVVTSNLLIQGTQPRYTIGTVNSVEFFLTLSVSITFIFHLGFSAFTEAVIGLLIGGVIAAPFGAILAKRVPTKTLLILVGVVLTVTSSYSVYRALT
- the epsC gene encoding serine O-acetyltransferase EpsC — encoded protein: MFGGLTAYLDSIRARDPAPRSRAEILLYPGVWAVFWHRVAHRLFRGRLFFLARVVNHLSRWMTAIDIHPGATIGRNFFIDHGFVVIGETAEIGDDVTIYQCVTLGGTSPDNGVAGKRHPTLSDGVIIGSGAQVLGPITVGARARVGANAVVTKDVPEGAVMVGIPAKPTLVEAEAWKKDFVPYGTPCSELYDPSTQKLEIMRCELETLRKRLDDLLAERATEGKPEQRDRA
- a CDS encoding AraC family transcriptional regulator translates to MADPLSEIIALLKPRAVFSKLISGAGRWGVRYGDYGAPSFCTVIDGRCRLAVDGQDPLTIEAGDFVLMPATPGFVLSGFEPVVPNFIDPHAAPLPVGELRHGDSDAMPDVRLLGGYFSFASPDTGLLVSLLPQLIHVRGVNRLSALVALVGEETHDARPGRDLVLERLVEILLVEALRATQEEAPPGLLRGLGDRRLAAAMRAMHADPARAWTMGELGRSAGMSRSAFFNHFSRAVGVPPMEYLLGWRMALAKDLLRAGQLALAEVAERVGYGSASTFSTAFSRHVGQPPGRFARGVAA
- a CDS encoding methyl-accepting chemotaxis protein, whose amino-acid sequence is MLPARRARADDATRAVCEGRATGEHAAATMDWVSQRAEDIGSVIEGLDKIAFQTRVLAMNAAVEAGNAGEAGRGFAVVADLVSALAVRAEEEAKRVRELITETRSEVQVAAEAVQRMDASLIAIASDVDAVHSLLVHLHEDSEQQSRAVSEIASAMVTLDGATQQNAAMVEQASAAADTLSDEVLTLNRHARAFEFERRKRDLPVALDRRARGRQAGHTNPPRISAA
- a CDS encoding HAMP domain-containing protein; translated protein: MTITKLVKRGAAGLLVLLFVGGAIIGWQINAVRMGGAMHLESRQMSDLIADILPPPEYIIEPYLEASLIVIDPTSVAAASARLQKLRTVYEQRRAYWQSSTLPDRIKADILEKSDPPAQQFWTILETRFLPAARSGNRPAMEVAYRDLRGVYAQHRAAIDALVVDATDHQAKVESSAATMEVTMVVMLSLLALTLLGAVAGSIWFLIRRIITPMAELSTTTSEMAEGATVTIPHTDRSDELGDIAHALERFASAAQERRAEDAGRLREQQIVNRHLGERLEALRSGDLTQTIDADFPAAYAGLRDNFNAAICALRGMVHAVHASADSIGNGATEIARATEDLARRTEASAANLEQTNAALQQVSARLQVARDSTSQTRAR
- a CDS encoding acylphosphatase, whose product is MTAQRLLIEGRVQRVGYRDWAVRTARQLGVTGWVRNLQDGRVEILADGEDVALDTFVDRCREGPNMAAVERVDAHPAELGNVKGFTKRFTA